A stretch of DNA from Anaerobacillus isosaccharinicus:
CTCTCAGCGCAATTTGTTGCACCTAATGAAACATTTTCTACATTTACCCCATTAATAACAGTACCATCTTTTAACAATAATGCTACTCCAACAGGAAATTTAGAATAAGGTACATAGGCTCTTTCCCTCATCTTACGTGCACTTTCTACTAAATGTTCTTTGTTCATTTTATCCATCCCTTCATAAAGAAGTATGAACTTTTTACAGTTCCCTTAATGCCAATTTTTTCATTGGCAGGACTTCTAATATTATATTTCCCCTAAGTATTTGTCAATAAAAAGCTAGATTATTTTAATGAGACACACTAACCTTTCTTTTATCTTCATTTTCGGTTTTGTTACTCATGTTTTGTTTAACTAATGCTTTCTTTTTCCAATTTCCACTTAGATAATAAACTCCTGTAATAACAAAAGCTAACACAAAGCTAAGCGCCATTCCGTACCATATCCCATCTGTCCCCAAATAATTGGCTAAAATATAAACGGCTGGAACTCGAACTGCCCATAATGAAGCAGCTGTAAGAATTAGACCCCAAAGCATATCCCCTGCTCCTCTTAGCACTCCAGTTATGATAAACATAAAGCTAAAAGGAATAAAGGCGAGTGCCACAATTTTAAGGTAAGAAGCACCTTCTTTTATGACAAGTAGGTCATCAGTAAATAAAGATAATGCTTGTTCTCTTAAGAAAAATAAGACAAGAGATAAACTTCCTGTGATCACAAACGTCATTAGCATACCAGAACGAACAATGCTAGGGATACGTTCCCATTTTCCTGCGCCTATGTTCTGTCCTACCATTGCTGATATCGCTAATCCTAAGGACATCGCTGGTAATAAAATAAAGCCATCGAGTCTAGTTGCTGTACCAAATCCGGCAACAGTTGCTGCACCTTGTAAGTTAACAGCACCCATGACCGCAACTACAGCTAAAGAAACTACTACCTGCTGCAAGCCTGCAGGAATTCCCATTTTAATCATTCTCATAAGATAAAAGTTCTCTGCTTTACCTTTAAACAATCTCATTTTAAAACCAAGATCACGTCTTTTAATATATATTAACCCTAATCCAAATGCTAACGCTTGTGAAAAAACAGTTGCAAGTGCAGCTCCAGCTACACCAAGCTCTGGTACAGGGCCAACTCCAATAATGAGAATAGGATCTAAAATAATATTAGTCACCGTCGCGATGATAAGGAAATATAAAGGCGTCTTTGAATTCCCTAACCCTCTTAAAATAGCACTTAAATAATTATACCCTCCGATAAATACTAATCCCGAGAAAAAGATCATTAAGTATGTTTGAGCCATATCAAAAATTTCAACTGGTGTTTGTAAAATTCTTAATATATATGGCGTAAGAAAAATAGCAATAACAGTTAAGCCTAAAGCAGCTAAAGTTAAAGCCTTTACTGAACTATCGACTGTTTTCTGTAATGATTCTTCATCTTGAGCTCCCTTATACTGTGCAACCATCGTTGATGTCGCAATAACAAAACCAAAGATAAAGGCTAATAAAACAAAAACGACAGATCCTGAAACTGCAATACTAGCTAATGCATTAGGACCAATAAAACGGCCCACCCAAAAGGCATCAATTAATTGATTTAGCGATTGTAATAGATTTCCTATCAATAACGGAAAACTGAAATACAATAAATGCTTAAATACATTTCCTTCCGTTAAATCTCTTCCTTTACTCTTCTCTTTCGTTTTGCTAATCATGAAGAACCTTCTTTCCCAAAGTTAAGTGCCTGCCCACTGAACTTTGCTTATCAATACATTTTGTCATCAGATATTTTAGGTAGACACAGATCCTACCAATTTGGCCAGTAGAATAATAACTACTACTATTTTATATTAGCATAAATATCCATTTTATTGACAATTTCATCATCCTTACAAATAATCTCATATAATACAAGGTTGATTGAAAAATTAAATTAAATCCCCAAAAATTGATTTAAAACAACGTAGTAGTGTATAATCTAAGCATAAACAGACAGACAATAAAAAAAGACCGAACGATCCAACGTCCGGTCAGCAATTACATCCGCTACTGCTGCTCCTGCGATTACTCGTCGCATGCTTTGCATAGAAGTCTCTCAGGAAGCTAGCAGGGTGACCAAAAGTTGATACTAATGAAAAAAGTAACTATCCTATTCCTTGGTCAGGGCTGGACGGTTACTTTTTTCTGTCTTTGACGATGACTATAATCAATGATAGAACTCCTATCAAAACTATATTTGATTGAAGTGCTACGACTATTGCCTCATATGTCGTCATTCTTGGCACCCCCCTCCTATAGGGGAATGGTCAACCGCCCATCCGCTTTATGTAACTGCTAAATATTATTATATCGAACATTAGTTCTTATATCTATAGTTTTAGAATTAAAAATTAATGCCTAAAATTAAGTACCTGGCACTTAACTTTCCTTCTTCCCGCCTCCACGAAACGATAGCCGGTGAAAGGTATTAATATACACAAACAGTTCTTCTCCAGTTACTTTCCTCGAATCGACTATTAGTGGAAGGTACATGGCATGATAGGTTTCCGGTACCCAGATGTAATGATGGACATACTCGGTAAGAAGAAAACCGCATGATTGCCAAAAGTGGATACGCCTTGTATTACCTGGTGTTCCCTCTGATTCGGCCTCAATAATTATTTTCTGATACCCCTTAGCAAGTGCTTTCTGTCGCAGGTACCCAACAAAATGTTTGCCAAGTCCATGTCCTCGCTCTTTTTGAGCTACTGCCAAATAGTCAATGATCATCACTCGCTTAGATTCAAGCTTCCCTGTGAGAGCCATAACTACCGCCCCTGATTTGTTGTACCCCACATGAAGCTCTGCAATTCCTTGTGCAAACATATTTTTAATGATCTTAACCGGTTTAGCTCCCTTATCTCCAAATGCCTCAATATAAATGGGGCTCACTTCCTCCCAAAGTTCATCGTCCCAAGTATCAACGGTTTTAATTATCATAAAGATTTCTCCAATCAAACATGTTTGTTCTTATTTTATACCAAAACTATACAATTTCATTTGCTTCAAAAAATTTGTTTATACGCTCAATGAATTTGATCTAACGTTATTAGATGGGACCTATAGAAAATAGTTGTTCCGTTTCGACCCTTAGCCGAACCGTTGGGCTAATCCCGGTGTATCATAGTTTTTGTAAGTCTTTCCAAACAAAAAAACCCTAAGAGTTACGTTAGGGCGTTTTTCGTGATACTAATAGTATTTTCCTGCTTTAATGATCTCAATAATCGCTCGAAGTAAAGCGAAAAAAAATCATGTTTTTTAATTTCCTTCAAAGTCATCTGGATAAACAACTGATTGAAATAAAAACCATTGTAAGCATTAGGAGAGTAGAAATCCAAATTTTTTCATTACAAAATCAACTCTTAGGAATATGACTAAAAAAATACAAAAATTAAATTCTTATTCATTCACTAATTGATTTCTGTCTATTGCTTGAGGAGGTTGCTCGAACCAACCGTTTTCAATCATCAAATTTGTACCGTCTTCTGCATATTGTAAAACTTCTGCTGTTAGTCTAACGTAGTTCGATGCTAAATCACGTCTAGGACTTAATCCAAGGGCTCTACCATAATGAGTAATTCCAATCGAATTTAATGTGGCAGTCTGGTACATCATCAGTTTATCTGAGAATGGCGCAACTGTTGATGCATTCGGCAATGTATCCCATGCACTAGCCGAAGGAAGAAATTCTTTACTTAATAATGAACCAAAAATTTCAACATGCTTGTCAGCAATATCTCTCCCTTTTACCAAATAATCACGGACTTGTGAAGATTTCGCAACTTGACTAAAGCCCATAAGCAATGTTCTCCCCAATTGATTTGTATCAGGTTAAAATAAATTTGAGACATTTCGATGGCATTTAGAGGACGATGATGACCGATCCAGCCTGCAATATAACTTTGCTTTTGGACATATTCCACTTTTGTTGAAAAAGGAATAAACGGTGCTCGTAGAAACGTTCCTTTTGTTAACATGATTTCAGTATGATTTTTATCTTTTTTATATTCAAAATATAGGGAAAATAGGTATGGAATTTTACACGATGAGTTTGTCAAATGGTTCCCGTTTGGATATATGTGAATACTTTACTGAATGTGTAAATGAATCGGTAAAACTCTTTAATAAGGCAAAGGATTTTAAAATAATTATAGTAAAAAGTAAACATCTTAGTTTTTTAGTTTTTCTTCTGACTAGTGAAAATTTCTGTATTCATTAGTCTTTTAATTATATTTTTCCCATCAAGGCTTAAAATTATTATTTAGAAAATTTAAAAATGGAAACAATGAAGTAAATTTCTCCTCAGCAAAAAAAGTTGCCATAACGGCAACTCTTTGTTCTCATCAAGCAATCATTAACTCATCTAATACTTATAATATTATTCGGCTAATCTTGATCCTCATAGAAAGCCATTACTAATGGACAATCTATTACATATATGTAAGTTAACTAAACAAAACTTTATTTTATAATATTCACGTAACTCAAGAGCATTATCTTCCCACTCGATTTTGCGACCATGAATTAATTGACCAAGAACATCCAAGCATCTATGCCATCCTGCAGCAGTATAAATCGCCATTGCCCGATCATCAAACGTATGACTAAACGTCAAGGTGCACCCTTGATCAACTTCGTCTAAGCTGATCTCTAACAAATCATCAACTTCCCGAAAACAAAAGGAATGTGGTGGAATGAATTCGGTAATAACCGCCTCATAGGTTGACCCTTCACCATCATCAAATTTAATCTTTCCACCCACACTAAGATCCATATCCTCAGTAGCAAATGGATACCACTGAGTGAAATAATGAGGATCCGTTATATAATGAAAAACGTTTTTAGAACTTAATGGATATATACGTTCAAAAACCAAAACGGATCTTCCTTCTTTTTCAAGGAGACTACCATAGTTACTCATTAATGCTTACCCCCTATTTTTCCGATTAATCCGAATTTTTTTTATTATTTTCGTAATATTTTCTCCATTGCTTTTCCCTTTGCTAACTCATCGATCAGCTTATCCAAAAAGCGAATTTCCTGCATAGTTGGTTCTTCAATGTCTTCAACACGGACACCACAGACCACTCCTTTGATCAATTTACGTGAAGGGTTCATTTGGGTCGCTTCCGCAAAGAAGGTCTCAAAGTCTGTCTGTTTTTCCAGTTGAACTTCTAACTCTTCCTGGCTATATCCTGTCAACCAACGAATGATCTCATCAACCTCAGTTTTCGTACGTCCTTTTCTCTCCGCCTTATTAACATAGTGAGGATAGACACTTGCGAAACTCATTGTATAGATCTTGTGTTTGTTCATGATACATCCTTCCTTTCTGATTCTAATTAAATATTTTTAAGTTAATGATACAACTCCTATCAAGACAATTGAATTCCTTATTTCGAAGTTATGATTTATTCATAAGTTTACTGGATAAATATATTCGCCAGTTTAATACTAATGTTTAGTGTTATTATATAACACTAAACTCAATGTGGAGGGATGTACGTTGGATATTCTTTTTAATTTATTCTCAGGTTTAATTACTACTGGACTTAGAGTAGCATTTTTCTATAACAATATCATGTTTAGATTAAACACGATGTTAAAGATACGATTAAATCTCTAATTTAAATTATTGAATATTCATCAGGTATTTCTGCATTGGTTACAAAAAAGCAGGCAAGTATTTTGCTTGCTTTTTTATTCTTCATTCACTACATTTCCTCTTATTTTTTAAAGAATTTATATTTTTGATATAAATAGTAAAATATACTTTTAGAGGTGATTTTATGAATAAAGAGGAACTTAAGCTCACGTCTGCTGAAATAGGGACTTTGTGGGGGCAATATGTTAATGGTTCTGCTGTTGATATGATAAACAAGTATATGTTATCCATTATCGAAGATCAAAAAATAAAAACATTATTTGAAGATGCTGTAAATACATTTGCAAAACAGAAAAAACAGGTAGAAAGTTTTATTAAAAACGAGGGATTTCCTGTACCCATTGGGTTTACAGATGCAGACGTTAATATAGGAACAAAACGATTGTTTTCGGACATATTTTGCTTACATTATTTACACATTATAACACTACATGGTTTATTGGGGCACACCACATCATTAAGTGCCTCTGTAAGAAAGGATTTAAGATATTTTTATGATGAGTGCGATAATGCAGGAAAAAGAATGTATCATCAAACGATAGAATTACTGTTAGAAAAGGGACATTTTCAAAGAGACCCATACTTTTATCCTGAAGCAACTCCTGAATTTATTTCAGGTCAAAAATTTTTAGATGGCTACTTTGGAGACAAACGTCCTTTAGCTGCCACTGAAATTATTAGCCTTTCGTTTAATTTAAAAAAGAAGGTTTTGGAAAAAACTCTTTCTATTGGATTTAGTCAAGTTGCTCAATCAAAAGAAGTGAGGGAATTTCTGGAAAAATCGCAAAAAACATCAGATAATCAAATTCAAGCACTAAGTAAAATACTAAAGAAAGATAATTTACCTGTACCTATGAGTTGGGAATCAGAAATCACAACTTCTCAGGATTCTCCTTTTTCAGATAAGTTAATGATGTTTCAAATTGGTTTTCTGCTTCAGACGTCTCAAGCCTACCATGGAACTGGCCTTGCTTCTGCCATGCGTACGGACCTTGCCGTAACTTATGAAAAAATCATATTGAAAAATTTAATGGTGACAAAAGAATGGTTCAATATCATGACGCAATTTAATTGGTTAGAGGAACCCCCTCTTGCCCCAGATAGAAAAAAACTTGCAAGAGACAAATAATAATACACAAATTAGCACCTCTTGTTGATGGGAGGTGTTTTATTTAGAGGAAATAACTTAACAGCTTTTGTGTTTCTTTCGTTTAACGAACTTAAAGAAGCAAAAGCTCCGTCCTCGTTTCTCCCCTAGCTTCCCTCAATCATCCCAAGCAATATGGTTGCCTACCACAA
This window harbors:
- a CDS encoding MATE family efflux transporter — encoded protein: MISKTKEKSKGRDLTEGNVFKHLLYFSFPLLIGNLLQSLNQLIDAFWVGRFIGPNALASIAVSGSVVFVLLAFIFGFVIATSTMVAQYKGAQDEESLQKTVDSSVKALTLAALGLTVIAIFLTPYILRILQTPVEIFDMAQTYLMIFFSGLVFIGGYNYLSAILRGLGNSKTPLYFLIIATVTNIILDPILIIGVGPVPELGVAGAALATVFSQALAFGLGLIYIKRRDLGFKMRLFKGKAENFYLMRMIKMGIPAGLQQVVVSLAVVAVMGAVNLQGAATVAGFGTATRLDGFILLPAMSLGLAISAMVGQNIGAGKWERIPSIVRSGMLMTFVITGSLSLVLFFLREQALSLFTDDLLVIKEGASYLKIVALAFIPFSFMFIITGVLRGAGDMLWGLILTAASLWAVRVPAVYILANYLGTDGIWYGMALSFVLAFVITGVYYLSGNWKKKALVKQNMSNKTENEDKRKVSVSH
- a CDS encoding putative holin-like toxin is translated as MTTYEAIVVALQSNIVLIGVLSLIIVIVKDRKK
- a CDS encoding GNAT family N-acetyltransferase is translated as MIIKTVDTWDDELWEEVSPIYIEAFGDKGAKPVKIIKNMFAQGIAELHVGYNKSGAVVMALTGKLESKRVMIIDYLAVAQKERGHGLGKHFVGYLRQKALAKGYQKIIIEAESEGTPGNTRRIHFWQSCGFLLTEYVHHYIWVPETYHAMYLPLIVDSRKVTGEELFVYINTFHRLSFRGGGKKES
- a CDS encoding DUF3231 family protein gives rise to the protein MGFSQVAKSSQVRDYLVKGRDIADKHVEIFGSLLSKEFLPSASAWDTLPNASTVAPFSDKLMMYQTATLNSIGITHYGRALGLSPRRDLASNYVRLTAEVLQYAEDGTNLMIENGWFEQPPQAIDRNQLVNE
- a CDS encoding SRPBCC family protein — its product is MSNYGSLLEKEGRSVLVFERIYPLSSKNVFHYITDPHYFTQWYPFATEDMDLSVGGKIKFDDGEGSTYEAVITEFIPPHSFCFREVDDLLEISLDEVDQGCTLTFSHTFDDRAMAIYTAAGWHRCLDVLGQLIHGRKIEWEDNALELREYYKIKFCLVNLHICNRLSISNGFL
- a CDS encoding DUF2200 domain-containing protein, with translation MNKHKIYTMSFASVYPHYVNKAERKGRTKTEVDEIIRWLTGYSQEELEVQLEKQTDFETFFAEATQMNPSRKLIKGVVCGVRVEDIEEPTMQEIRFLDKLIDELAKGKAMEKILRK
- a CDS encoding DUF3231 family protein codes for the protein MNKEELKLTSAEIGTLWGQYVNGSAVDMINKYMLSIIEDQKIKTLFEDAVNTFAKQKKQVESFIKNEGFPVPIGFTDADVNIGTKRLFSDIFCLHYLHIITLHGLLGHTTSLSASVRKDLRYFYDECDNAGKRMYHQTIELLLEKGHFQRDPYFYPEATPEFISGQKFLDGYFGDKRPLAATEIISLSFNLKKKVLEKTLSIGFSQVAQSKEVREFLEKSQKTSDNQIQALSKILKKDNLPVPMSWESEITTSQDSPFSDKLMMFQIGFLLQTSQAYHGTGLASAMRTDLAVTYEKIILKNLMVTKEWFNIMTQFNWLEEPPLAPDRKKLARDK